The sequence GGTCACAGACCTTGGCCAGCGTCATCCGGTGACACGCGGGCTTGCCGATTTCGCGCCGGAAGGTGGCTGGGGCCGATGGATGCGGCTTATCGAGCTGGACGAGACCTCGGGCAATACGGTGATGTGCGGCGCCGATGGGCGGCCATTGCTGACGCTTGACCGGGTGGGCGAGGGGCGCGTCGCGCTTCTGGCCTCCGACCACGCCTGGCTCTGGAGCCGCGGGTTCGAGGGCGGGGGACCGCAACTCGAGCTACTGAAGCGGCTCGCGCACTGGATGATGAAGGAGCCGGAACTCGAGGAAGAGGCGCTGACCGCGCAATCGTCGGGCGGCGAAGTGACCGTGACGCGCCGGACCATGGCCGAGGGTGCCAAGGAGCTGACCGTGACCCGGCCCGACGGCACCGAAGAAGTCCTGCCGATGGAGGAGGTCGCGCCGGGGCTTTATCAGAGCACCTTTGCGAGTGGCGAGATCGGGCTTTTCCGTCTGGCCGAGGGCGACCAGACGGCCGTCGTGGCCGTGGGCCCGGCGTCGCCCAAAGAGTTCGAGGAGACCATTGCGACCGGCGATCTGGTTGAGCCGGTGATGGCCCCGATGCGCGGTGGCGTTCTCGCGGTCGAGGATGGCGCGCCGCAGCTTCGCGCCGTGAACGAAGGCCGAGCTGCGGCCGGGCGCGGCTGGATCGGCTTCACACCGCGCGGGGCCTATGTGGTCGAAGACATCCGCATCGTGCCGCTCGCGCCGCCTTGGCTGATGCTCCTCCTGGCGGCGGGGCTCGCGGTGGCGGCCTGGCTCGCCGAGGGGCGCGGGCGCCGGGCGCGGAAGGCCTGAGGGGCGTTTTGCCGGAAACGGCGCTCTTGCGCGCGACCCGCAGCGATTTTCATGAACCCATGACGTTCAGGACCTTGGTGGGCGCGGTTAGCGCGCTTACCTAGACGTCCAAAAGGCGGAGGGCGGAGCTTTTGGATCGTCACCGGGAAATAGCGACTTTCGTGCGCGAGGTCTTCGGGGTTCGTGGCACGCTGCGGCTGCATCGTGCCGCCTTCGGCTGGGACTTGTTGCGCGCGCCGGCGAACCTCTTGCTGGCGCCGGTCTTCCTGATCGTGAAACTGCTCGCAGGGCTCGCCCGACTTCTGCGGTTCCCGAGGCACGCTGTCTGGCTCGGGTCGCGGCGGGTGATCCTGGAAACGGCGGTGGCACGGGCGGTGGGGGACAAGGTCGAGGCCTTTCTGGCCCGGCAGATGCCGGAGGCGGATCCAGCCGTCGTGCGCCGGGCCGTCGCGGATTACGTCGGCGTGCGTTCTGCCGTGGCCGAGATCACCACGATGATCGTTCTGGTCGCGCTGGGCCTCGTGTTTTTTCACGCCGTGACACCGGGCGTGATCTCGCTCGCCGGACCTCTGGCCGAGGCGCGGGCCTATGGGCAGGCGGTCGACCGGTTTCCGCTGGGGCCATGGCTCGGGCGCGGGTGGTATGCGCTTTTCCCCGTGAGCCTTGGGTTCTGGCAGGTGGCGGGAACTGCGCTGGTGCTGGCGGTCGGGGCGAGCCTTGTCACGACCTTCGCGGGTGTGATCGCGGATCCGGT is a genomic window of Maritimibacter sp. DP1N21-5 containing:
- a CDS encoding DUF6635 family protein, which encodes MDRHREIATFVREVFGVRGTLRLHRAAFGWDLLRAPANLLLAPVFLIVKLLAGLARLLRFPRHAVWLGSRRVILETAVARAVGDKVEAFLARQMPEADPAVVRRAVADYVGVRSAVAEITTMIVLVALGLVFFHAVTPGVISLAGPLAEARAYGQAVDRFPLGPWLGRGWYALFPVSLGFWQVAGTALVLAVGASLVTTFAGVIADPVQVATGTHRRRIGRLMARIARAEAGAGLAREHLAARAGDLSDLALTLWRSLR